AATGAATCAAAAGAGTTTTGCACCATGAACTTTGTGTTGCCCACATAACTTACTTAGATGGACCCTgaaaagtcaaagtatgcaaGCAAGAGCAAGAAATGGAATAAATgtacaaaatattaagaatacATGTTATGATTAAATGTTGACTCGGCAATTAAAGTCAGCTAGCTAAATCATCAGTTACTTGTTCTCTTTAATTCTGATGTTCTTTCCCTTCTCTAGGATGAATTCTTTGAATATCTCACGCAAATTGACTGCTCTGATGTTGAAGTTTATGCAATTCCTGAGGGTTCTGTTGTTTTCCCAAAGGTTCCCTTGATCAGGATTGAAGGACCAGTAGCGGTGAGTAATTCAAATGTTGTCCTTGTACCaacttttctaattttatttttatggtttCATTTTATATTTGTGTAATGTATATTCATAGTTATTTTGGCAGTGGTTCTCTTTTATCTTTtgagttttatatatatatatatattgcatcTATCTTGTTGATGTAGTCTTCAATATTTATGTGGTCCGTTTGCAGGTGGTCCAACTCCTTGAAACTCCATTTGTTAATCTTGTGAATTATGCATCATTGGTAGCTACAAATGCTGCACGGCACCGGTTTGTTGCTGGAAAGGATAAAATGTTAATGGAATTTGGACTTAGACGAGCACAAGTGAGCTCCCACACCTATTCCTCTTTTTCAATAGCCTCTAAGTTTGTAGTACATATCATTCGAAATTTCTTTTCCTTGATGCCTAGGGCCCCGATGGTGGAATAAGTGCGTCAAAATACTGCTACATTGGAGGATTTGATGCAACGAGGTGACTTATTTTGAAATATGGTAACACTTGTGCTGATGTTCCCATTTGTTTTGATGCTGATAATGTCATTCTTGGTACTAGTATCAATGTTGTGACATTTCTCATATTTCGACAAAGTGATATTGTTTGACCAAGTTATATTTTCCGTCATTAACTATTCAATTGATCAACAATCTAAAATTAACTCAACCATTGATTGAGCCTTTTTTTTCCTTATCTCGTTATTAAATTCATGATGGATATGCATTTTCACatgttcattttttgatataattgcACCCCAACCTGTAACTCTGTTCTATGACTTAAACTTAGCTAAACATTTCATGATGCTCAAGGTTAGTCTGACATTTTTGTGACAATTTAAGCTTGAGTTTTTTTGCAGCGTATAGAGTAAGAAATATATAATCTCTCTCTATTCCTTTTTAAGATTGATATTCATTGTTCTGTacattaatagttggttttcctatGGGCAGCAATGTGGCTGCTGGAAACTTGTTTGGCATACCCCTTCGAGGAACTCATTCACATGCATTTGTTAGCTCATATATGGTGTGTATGTTCAGTCATAAATAACTAAACACATTCAGATGTGTTCTTTTGGAATCAATTTTGTTGTAAATTTAAAGACTTGTGAACTTCTACCACCTTCATAATTAAATCTATCCAATATTTCTTATATAACTTGAGACATTCTTATACCCAACTGACACTTTTGTAGAGCCCTGATGAGATTGTAGTCAAATCACTTCGCAGTCATGATGGTTCAAGTACTTGTATGGATTTCCTGACTCTAGTCAGGACATGGCTCAGTAAACTTCAGGTGAGTAATTCTTTAGCTTGCATGTTATATTTTGTTCAGTTCCCTTGCCCTTTCTTTAGTCTGAACTAGATATCCTTTGCTCATAACTAATTTAATTTCAACTTTATTTGATTgtcattttgtatgtatgtatctCAAACAATTTGTTCCTGAGTGTTATATTGTACGATTTTGAGAAGTTGGTAAACAGGTTTTTTCTAGTGATATCCTCTCTGAAATTAGGTTACGCTTTGTCTTAATGAATGTGGAATTTGTGTGATGACTTAATTTCATATTTACTATGTTTCCTTTCATATTTTCTATGTTTCCATTTAGCAAAAAAATTGACACTAAAACTTGGTTCTATGGATATTATAGGGAGATTGCTTTTCTATATTTTGTGTGAAAGAGATGCTATTTTAGTACACAATAAGTATTTTTAATGTTACtatttcaatttttatttcacagtgattaataaaaaaaatcacatttatgGAATGCATACATGAAGCTAATATATGAGTCTTTGTTTGCTTTAATCAATTCTCCTGTGGTTGTTGATTATTAGCTTAAAACAAAAAAATCTAACTGAACCCAATGGACATATTTTGTTTTGTTTCATTTCTGCTAAATCAGTGTCTCAGTTTGTGTTGATTGATTCCAAACAGGCATTGCATTCGATTGCCATTTGTTTAATTGTGAATtaaattgagatttttttttggtATTATGAAGTGCATTTTAAGAATTCAcaatatcaaaattaaattattttttcccaTTCTTAGTCCACATTGAGTTGTAATTTGATAATAAAAGTTCTTTATTTTAAGGATTAACCGAAGTGTTTTATAAAGATAGAGCTACATCAAAGATCAGGTATAAGTTCTTATCTTTTTATATTAATCATGGATGAACTTACTGGACATCCAAGATACAGTACCACGATGtatgttatttgcagatgataatattttgatagatgaaatacgtgaaagagtaaatgctaaacttgaatcttggctggaaacattaaaagtgaaaaGTTTTAGGCTTAATAgagtaaagacaaaatatatgaaatttaagtttagcaatattagacgtaatgagacaattgttaagataggagatacgAGTTATGTAActgagagttttaaatatttatgatcatttttgcaaaaaggtggagagattgagagagacGCCTTACATATAATATAAGTGAaatggttgaaatggagaagaACGTCAGATGTTTTTTGTCAGGTGTTCTTTGTGATTGTAAAGTACCTCTTCTTTGTGATCATAAAGTACCTTTAAgacttaaaggaaaattttataaaatggtGGTTAGACacactatgttatatggagctaagTGTCGGTCCATGATTCGAGCACATGAACAAAAAATCAGAGTTGTAGAGATGAcgatattaaggtggatgtgcgGATATACAAGGATGAATAGGATATGAAATGAAAGAGAAAGTCGGGGTTGCACTTATCGAGGAAAAACTCCGGAGACACGTTAAGATGGTATGACCATATACTTAAATGACCAATAAATATGCtaggcaatgtgaaactatgataaatgtgcatatcaaacgaggaaggggacgaccaaaaaagacttggttagcaataataaaataagataaaatttatttaaatatacatGACGATATAATAGGGGATAGAGTTCAATGATGTAGAAGATCCATATAGTCGACCCCATCCAACgaaataagacttggttgttgttgtacttTTAATATGAAATTACAACTCAATATGGACTAAGAAATTATGATGCTTGagtattaatttgatttaattgaatCAAACTTATATTTTGGTTTACTTTCAATTCTATTTATAGGGCTAAGGTCATTGCCTCATTTTAGTTTATTCAGCTTAAACAATTATTGACAGAGCTAGATACTAATCTTGCCGAATCAACGGATGAGTAATGAGGTAATCCAAACCACCATGCACATTGCCTTCAACCTACCTTGTCATGAGAGAATAAAACACAGAAATGCTATCATTTTATCAGAGAAAGGATACAATCTATGGAGATCATCCTTTTTTTGTTCCAATGATCTGTGGAGATATGttgaatatatttatattttgagAATTTAGTTGTCATTATGTCAATGTACTAGGACCTACCATAAATCTTTTTCATCTAGCACATATGCACAGTGATGGAACTATGTACACACTCTACAACTGTCACTTTAGACCTGTTTTTCAATCAGTCTACAAGCCATCTTTAAGCTTTTGTTAGAGCTGTCTTATAGCTGCTAAACTTGGCAGGGGAGGGGTTTTGAGAGAGGAAGCTTCTCTTAGATGAAGAAACAGTACTTCACTGAATCCTCGAAGGGAAAGAATTCTTTAAGAAATATTCTCAGATTATCTCAAAGAATTCTTGATCTCTGAGTACAACCTCTACAGCCTTCTGGATGGATCATGGACTTTCTTCTATGCTTAAGCTACCACATTCATAATCCTTTTGATAGAGATGATAATGCAATACATGAAATTGGAAGAGATGCTTAACATTTCAACTTGTACGTTATTTTCATGGCCATAAAATCAAGTCTGTGAGACAAATTAATCTCTGAGAGTTAACAGATCTACCACTTTGTACAGACTACAGGAAGACCTTGcttgagtctctgactctcagttTCATCTTTGCATTTGGTAGATCTATAATCATACTGTTTTTTATTCCCTTGTCCCCATGTGTCAGATCGATTTGAGATAAGCAGATGTTATTGTAACGTCTTAATGATAGACTTCTTAAACCTACTTTACTAATGCACTCATTATTGCAagttaggaacacaagaaatatGACTTCTAAGATGCTAAGATATTTGTTTCTTGCTGATGCATAGATGCAATGAaaatggttcttttcttttaataaatctgaaaaatatttcAGGGTGTTGTTTTCTTGGTTGCTGACAATTTTTGTTTGTTCTAAGGATTTTCTTCACTTGCCCAGGTGCAAAGAAGTGAGATCAATTTTCTAACCTAATTTTCTCGTGTGTGTGCATGCTAGTCATCAGAATCTTTCCGTGGTGTTTTTGGTGAGACAAATCAAAGTGAACTAGCTGCATTCACCTCATATGCTTTGGCTTTTCCGAATAACTTCCTTGCCCTAGTAGATACATACGATGTAAGTGAAATGTTTTAAGTATCTCTCATTTGTTTCTTCACTTGTATTTGTTGGATTTAGTGCCCATAAATCTGACTGCAATCTTTGATTTTTCAGCTGTATGTTAATCTGTTTCATTGACATACTATTATGAATGACTTCATTTTGTAAATTATTCTTGTTGGAGATATTATAACTTGGCTTGCAGGATATAGATAACTGTGCACTAACTTCTGCACGTGAAGCTCAGATGGCTTTGCTTTCTATTAAAATAACCTGTAGATTCAACATGGGTTTTGTACAATTAAAATCAGGCAGCATTTAAGTTTAGCATCATAAGTTTAACTGTTGGCTTGTCAATATAAAAATTGACAAAAGGGAAACCTACGCTATGTCACTTAATTCTACTCAACTCCTAGACTGGCACAATTTGTCTGTTCAATTTTTAGTATATGATCAATTTTGCAATTTAGATTCCTTTTTCTTGGTAATGACATTGGCAAAATTCCCAAGTATTTGATCTATTTATCCCCACACTACTTGATGGTAGATCTTGGCACTGATTTTtgcctttttaatttttatttctatgTAAACGTAATCATACACATAGAAACTTGGACTGTGTTCTTCTGAGCTTTAACAATTATTATGATGTAGTTCTCACATAGAATGTCTCAATGACTCTAATCAGGTTATGAGGAGTGGAATTCCCAACTTTTGTGCAGTAGCTTTAGCACTTAATGATTTGGGGTAAGTTGTCGATCTTGTTAAGTTGCATTTTGAGAATTCCCAGTTTCTTTTCCATGTTTAGCAGTCTGATTTATGGATCGAGATGACTTAAATTATTCTAGTGACTATTAACATGTTTCAAGAAATTTGGACGAATTAGAATATGCATTATCATTCTTAATGCTGTAAGTtcaaaaaaatgtaaaatcaaTCAACTAGCTAAGGCTAGTCGAAGGTGATGTggttgctatatatatatatttctaaaaaaaCTAACTAAGACGAGTCAAATAGTCATGCAGTTGATTCTTTCCTTTGTTTAGCAGATTTACTATGGATGGGTTGCAGTTTTTGTGTGTTTAGTAAGCTGTAATTGTACATTTGTGAAAAGACAATTCAACTAATATTTGATTAAATATCAGAAGTTCAGAACCATTACACATGTGAATTTTTGGAAGCCTTTTCTAAAAAGTATTACTTTGTAATGCCCTTCTTAGAGCAGCTAAGCCTGTAAAACCATGAGCTAAATGCAGATATCTCAACCTTAAATAATGCTGATTAACCTCGGCGTGAAGAACACTATCCCAGTTTACTATCTAACTTGAATTATGCTATTACCTATATTGTAATGCAGGTATACAGCATCTGGGATTAGGTTGGATTCTGGTGATTTAGCTTATTTATCTACTGAAGCTCGAAATTTTTTTCTCTCAGTAGAGAAGGAATTTAACAAATCTGGCTTTGGGAAAATGGCTGTTACAGCTAGCAATGATCTGAATGAGGAAACTCTCGATGCTTTAAACAAGCAGGTAACTTTCTTTTTCTTGCTTAACAATGGTATGACAAATATCTGATGGGCCATTAGTAATTTTTTCAGTAGTTTGATCAGCTAAATTCGAGTATGTGATTTGGATAACCAATTTCTTAAGCTTTTCGCGTGagaattttctatttctattgaaACTGTATCTTTCTACCTATGCAATTAGAAAATGGATTTTGTGATCCTTGGATCCTGC
This window of the Zingiber officinale cultivar Zhangliang chromosome 3B, Zo_v1.1, whole genome shotgun sequence genome carries:
- the LOC122055659 gene encoding nicotinate phosphoribosyltransferase 2-like produces the protein METIPKENGSTTAATPIRAATNPMVTPLLTDLYQFTMAYAYWKAGKHLERAVFDLYFRKNPFGGEYTVFAGLEECIRLIANFHFKKDDISFMRSVMPNCEDEFFEYLTQIDCSDVEVYAIPEGSVVFPKVPLIRIEGPVAVVQLLETPFVNLVNYASLVATNAARHRFVAGKDKMLMEFGLRRAQGPDGGISASKYCYIGGFDATSNVAAGNLFGIPLRGTHSHAFVSSYMSPDEIVVKSLRSHDGSSTCMDFLTLVRTWLSKLQSSESFRGVFGETNQSELAAFTSYALAFPNNFLALVDTYDVMRSGIPNFCAVALALNDLGYTASGIRLDSGDLAYLSTEARNFFLSVEKEFNKSGFGKMAVTASNDLNEETLDALNKQGHEIDAFGIGTYLVTCYTQAALGCVFKLVEIKDQPRIKLSEDVTKVSIPCKKRCFRLYGKEGYALVDIMTGEDETPPKVGQRLLCRHPFNESKRAYVVPQCVEELLRCYWPGSSNKPREELPSLNKVRERCMQQLEQMRSDHMRRLNPTPYKVSVSAKLYDFIHFLWLSEAPVGELQ